A genomic region of Macrobrachium nipponense isolate FS-2020 chromosome 40, ASM1510439v2, whole genome shotgun sequence contains the following coding sequences:
- the LOC135212237 gene encoding CCHC-type zinc finger nucleic acid binding protein-like: MSVGNVPYESMKVRIVEQEKRIKNSVRYKRKQDFEEATMNVGYLVSECKKDRDIKCYRCGQVGHIASGCRGTSMNVVCGNCRKNRHYARKCKEPRAKCVECGMEGHLESLCRRKRMSQAGNSGN; this comes from the exons atgagtgtaggaaatGTGCCATATGAGAGTATGAAAgtcaggattgtagaacaggaaAAGAGGATAAAGAATAGCGTTAGATAtaagagaaagcaagattttgaagaggcaacaatgaatgttg GGTATTTGGTGAGCGAGTGTaaaaaagatagggatattaagtgttacaggtgtgggcaggtagggcacatagctagtggatgtcggggtaccagTATGAATGTGGTTTGTGGCAACTGCAGGAAGAACAGGCATTATGCTAGGAAGTGTAAGGAGCCGCgtgcgaagtgtgttgaatgtggaatggagggTCACTTGGAGAGTCTGTGTAGGCgtaagaggatgagtcaggctgggaattcaggaaactag